GGGTTTTCATGCCAGCATGCCGGTTACAAAATTTCCCCTCTGGGCGCATCTCTTTTCGCAAATGGTTTTTGAGCCCGTGATGCGCGAGTTTTATCAGGAGAGAGATGTGGTCATGGAAGAAAGACGTTTGCGCTATGACAACAGTCCACAAGGTTATCTCTTTGAAGAAATGATCAAAACCGCTTTTCCTTCGGGACCCTACAGTTGGTCGCCGATCGGTCACGTCAAAGATTTGGTGGGACTAACTATGGAAGATGCGGAGAATTTTCATAAACACTATTACACGCCAAGCAATATAACCGGCGTGTTGGTGGGTGATATCACTCTCTCCACCGCCAAAACAGAATTGGAAAAAACTTTTGGGAAATATTCGGGGCCTGCGCGGCAGAAAGAACCAGTGTTCCCCGACTCTTCATTTCAGGGGGAGAAACGAAAAACAATTTTTTTCCCCGCGGAACCGTATCTTGTGATGGCCTATCACAAACCCAAAGCTCCGTCGCAACAGGATTATATTTTCGATATACTCGACAATCTTTTGTGTGAAGGACGCACTGGCAGGCTTTATCAAAAACTCGTGAAAGAGGAACGCATTGCATCCAGTATCAATTGCACATCCGGTTTTCCCGGAAGCCGCGGTGACAATCTGTTTGTCATCATGGCAGAACCGATCAAAGGGAATTCTCTGGAGACGCTGGAAAAAAGTATCGAAGACGAAATTGAAGTCATGGTGGATAATTTGAAACAGAGCGAACTTGAAAAAGTGCGCGAGGCCGTTCTCTATTATTTTGTCTGGGATCTGGAAAACAACATGCAGTTGGCCGAACAACTCTCTTCGGCACAGGCAATTTTAAAAGATTGGCGCTATGTGGCGAACTACACAAAAGTGATTCAGTCTATTACTTCCGATGAAATTGAAAAAACGATCAAAAAATATTTCACCAAAGACAATCGCGTGGTGGTTTATCGTCTGAGAGGAAAGCGATGAAAAGCACCTCTAATAGTGTCACCCCCGCGAAGGCGGGGGTCCAAAACTTGTTGAAAAGTTTTACAGGAATGGAACTGGATTCCGGCTCCCTGCTTACTGCCTGCAGGGACAAGCTTCGCGGGAATGACAAATCAGGGGTTTTTAAAGTTTCTCTGAAAAGAATTTTTTTAATTTTGGGTCTTCTTTTATTAAGTTTCTCCGTACAGGCCGGAAACTGGCAACCGCCCAAAGTCTCTGTTTATCGGTTATCCAACGGTTTCCAACTTTATTTTTTGGAAGACCACACACTTCCGATTGTAGAGGCACAGCTTTTGGTAAAAACGGGAGATGTAGTTAATCCTCCGAAATTGGCCGGCCTCTCCGATATTTTAGCGAGCCTTCTGGTGACAGGAGGAACCGAGGCGAAGAAGCCATCAGAAGTAGATGCATGGCTCGACCAGCGCGCCATCCATCTCTCAGCAGAGTCGGGGCGTGAAATTGTTACGCTTAAAATTTCAGCACTCTCCAAAGTTTGGAAGGAATCACTGAATTTTCTAGGCGAGGTGATGCTTCATCCGGCTTGGGATCCCGGGCGATTTACGCTGGCCGTCAACCGTTATAAGGAAGGTTTGCGCCGCGATGAAGATGAACCGGAAACCATTGCCATGCGTGCTTTCAGACAAGCGATCTACGGATCGGAGAGTTCTCTGAGCCGCGTTCCCACCGCCACATCTTTGGATAAAATAACAATTAAAGATATCCAGCAGATGTTTAAAAAATATTTTCAACCCGACCGGATGATTTTAGCTGTGGCCGGTGATTTCTCATCGACACAAGTCAAAGCATGGGCTGAAAAAACTTTTGGTCCTATAAAATCAATCGCGGTGGAAAATTTTGTTTGGAAGGAAATTCCTTTTCAAAACAAACCGGTCCTAAAAAAGATTAAGAAAAAATTGACACAGGCTTTTATTGAAACGGGGCATTTGTCGTTGAAACGGTTTGATAAAGAAGAATATACCTACGGGCTTTTGCAATACATTCTTGGGGGAGATCCTTTTACGAGCCGCTTGGGAGTTGATATCAGGACTGATCGTGGTCTGGCTTACAGTGTTTATTCTGATTGGGACACAAATCCCTCCCGCGGACTATTTCATATCCACGTCGAGACAAAGAGAGAGACACAAGATTTGGTACTCGATAGAATCAAAACTCATTTGGTGGAGTTGGCGGAAAAAGGAAATATAACTCCTGAAGAATTGAAAAAGGCAAAAGATGCAATGTTGAACAGATATATTTTCTGGTTTGATTCCCCATTCAAGGTTGTGATGCAAAAGGCGAGACTCGACATACTCGGTTTTCCATCCGATTATCTGGAAAAATATCCGGACAAAGTCAAAAAGGTAACTCTTGAAGAAGTCAACGCCATTGCGAAAAAATGGCTTCAACCTAATAACCTTGCAACTGTTTTGGTAGGACCTTGAGAATGGACCGTGGACTATGGACCATGAACTAAAAATACAATGTTTTTGGAAGAAAAATTAACATCCGTTCTTGCTTCTGCCATTCAGAAATTGGGGGCTTCCTCAACTCCTGCTATTCAATTCAGCACGCCCAAGCAGACCGATCATGGTGATGTGGCAACCAATGTTGCCTTCATGTTGGCGAAACCTCTAAAGAATGCGCCACGAAAAATCGCAGAAAATTTGGTGCAGAGCCTGCATCCCTTACCGGACTGGATTGTGAAAGTAGAAGTGGCCGGAAGCGGTTTCATCAATTTTTTTGTGAAACCCTCCATTTATTTTAAAGGACTTGGAGAAATTCTCAAAAGAGGAAAAAAATTTGGAACGAGTGATTTTGGACATGGCAAAAAAATAATTCTAGAATTTGTGAGCGCCAATCCTACCGGTCCGCTGAATGTGGTGAGTGCCAGAGCGGCGGCGGTGGGGGACACACTTGCCAATCTTTTTAATTGCGTCGGTTATAAAGCCCACAAGGAATATTATATCAACGATGTCGGAAACCAGATTGAACTTTTTGCGCAATCTCTGCAAGCGCGCTGTCGGCAGGCTTTGGGTGAAGAAGCATCAATTCCCGAAGAAGGTTATCAGGGTGAGTATTTAAAAGACCTTGCAAAAAAACTGTTCAAGAAGAAAAAAAAGTATTCGCTGGAGGATTTAAAAAAATTGGGTCTCAAAGAAATGATTCAATCCCAAAAGAAAAGTCTGAAAGATTTTGGTGTTGAGTTTGACCGCTGGTTTTCCCAATCGGAATTATTTGAAAAAAACGAAATTGAAAACTCTTTAAAGAGACTCAAAAAAACAAATCATCTCTACGAAAAAGAGGGTGCCCTATTTTTCAAATCAACCGATTTTGGCGACGACAAAGACCGCGTCGTCAAAAAACAGGATGGAGAATATTCCTATTTTGCTTCCGACATTGCCTATCATGCCGACAAACTGGAGAGAAAATTTGACATCATGATTGATATTTTTGGGCCCGATCATCACGGCTATCTGGCCAGAACCAAAGCGGCGGTTCAGGCACTGGGTTTTGATCCGGAGGCTTTGACCATTCTGATTGTCCAACAGGTGAATCTCATGGAGGGGGAAGTGCTGGTAAAAATGTCGAAACGGGCCGGGAAAATTATTACAATGGATCTTTTGTTGGAAGAAGTGGGGAAAGATGTGGCCCGTTATTTTTTTCTCCAGCGATCAGCGAGCACTCCGCTCGATTTTGATTTGGAGCTCGCAAAAAAAACAACTTTGGAAAATCCGGTTTTCTATATTCAGTACGCCCATGCCCGCATCTCCAGTATTTTCAGAAAGTCCGAGGAGTTGGGGATCAAACCTAATTTAAAAAAAATGAATCTTACTTTGCTTGATCTTCCCGAAGAAAAAGAGTTGGCTAAACTTTTACTGGAGTTTCCCGATATTTTAATCAAGGCGGCAGAAGAGTTGGCTCCGCATCAAATTGCTTTTTATGCGCTGGAGCTTTCCAAACTTTTTCAAACTTATTATTCAGCGGCCAAAAATGATCCGCGTTATAAGGCGGTTGATCCTGAAAACAAACCGAAAACCGAAGCTAAATTGTATCTCTTGAAAAATGTGCAAATTGTGTTACAAAATACCCTCAATATCTTGGGTATTTCCGCTCCGGACAGAATGGAGAAAGATGCTTCCAGCGCACTATAGCAAAAAAGAGACGAGTTATTTTTGCCGATTCAGTTTCGGTCAATTCTTCGCCCTTTTAGTCATCGAAATTTTTACCCTCTTTTTTGTTTTCTATCTGGGTGCGCGTTATGGAGACGAGTTGCTGGGCACAAAGCCGGTTGCGCAAGTGCAACAACCTCAAGCAAAAGCGCCGGGTATGCCCCAGTTTTCTATCACCAACGAAAAAATGGTAACCACCACAGAAGATCCTGAAGTCAAGGCGATGGCCAAAGACATTCTCAACTCGGCACAAACGCCTGATCTGAAAAAAAGAGTTGCGGCAATGCTCGAAGAAAGCGCCGCGAACAGAATGGCCGCGCAGGGCGCTTCGCTTCCTCCCAAATCAACACCACCACCCCCAAAACAAGTGACGCTACGCACCGCACCGAGGGAGGAAGCATCACAGGAATCTGAAACGCCACCTCCGGGAACCATAGAGCCAGTCATTCCATCCGAAACGGCTCCGTCGGAGACGGCTCCGCCGGCAACGGCTCGGCCAACTTCCGTGATTCAAACTGCGCCACAAGCCCGCTACACAATTCAAGTGGGTTCCTATCCCAATGTGGATGAAGCCCACGCCATCACCGACCAATGGAAGGCGAAAGGCTATCCCGCCTATCTGGTTTCCGCCGACATTCCGAACAAAGGTCGCTGGTACCGTGTCCGCTTGGGTGGATTCAATTCCAAAGAAGCCGCCGAAGACTTCAACGAAAAACTAACCGCCAAAGAACAAATCGAAGCGTTTGTGGTGACGAACGAATAGTTGTCTTTAATCCCGTGACAAATCTCGGCAGTGCAACCCCTCCAACCGAGCCGCTTCCAAAAGGGAACGATCGGCGCAGAGAAATTGCATGGAATCACCCAGACGCTTTCGCGCATCAAGTGCACAGGCAAGCTGAATGGCATCGCCAAAACGGAGACGACGTTGTTTGATGAGGCGTTTTGCAGTTTTCCAAATTATAGTTTCAACTTGAGTGAGACTAATTTTGCCATTTTGAATATCTTGTTCCATACGATGGGTGATAT
This Deltaproteobacteria bacterium DNA region includes the following protein-coding sequences:
- a CDS encoding SPOR domain-containing protein, producing the protein MLPAHYSKKETSYFCRFSFGQFFALLVIEIFTLFFVFYLGARYGDELLGTKPVAQVQQPQAKAPGMPQFSITNEKMVTTTEDPEVKAMAKDILNSAQTPDLKKRVAAMLEESAANRMAAQGASLPPKSTPPPPKQVTLRTAPREEASQESETPPPGTIEPVIPSETAPSETAPPATARPTSVIQTAPQARYTIQVGSYPNVDEAHAITDQWKAKGYPAYLVSADIPNKGRWYRVRLGGFNSKEAAEDFNEKLTAKEQIEAFVVTNE
- a CDS encoding arginine--tRNA ligase, which translates into the protein MFLEEKLTSVLASAIQKLGASSTPAIQFSTPKQTDHGDVATNVAFMLAKPLKNAPRKIAENLVQSLHPLPDWIVKVEVAGSGFINFFVKPSIYFKGLGEILKRGKKFGTSDFGHGKKIILEFVSANPTGPLNVVSARAAAVGDTLANLFNCVGYKAHKEYYINDVGNQIELFAQSLQARCRQALGEEASIPEEGYQGEYLKDLAKKLFKKKKKYSLEDLKKLGLKEMIQSQKKSLKDFGVEFDRWFSQSELFEKNEIENSLKRLKKTNHLYEKEGALFFKSTDFGDDKDRVVKKQDGEYSYFASDIAYHADKLERKFDIMIDIFGPDHHGYLARTKAAVQALGFDPEALTILIVQQVNLMEGEVLVKMSKRAGKIITMDLLLEEVGKDVARYFFLQRSASTPLDFDLELAKKTTLENPVFYIQYAHARISSIFRKSEELGIKPNLKKMNLTLLDLPEEKELAKLLLEFPDILIKAAEELAPHQIAFYALELSKLFQTYYSAAKNDPRYKAVDPENKPKTEAKLYLLKNVQIVLQNTLNILGISAPDRMEKDASSAL
- a CDS encoding insulinase family protein codes for the protein MKSTSNSVTPAKAGVQNLLKSFTGMELDSGSLLTACRDKLRGNDKSGVFKVSLKRIFLILGLLLLSFSVQAGNWQPPKVSVYRLSNGFQLYFLEDHTLPIVEAQLLVKTGDVVNPPKLAGLSDILASLLVTGGTEAKKPSEVDAWLDQRAIHLSAESGREIVTLKISALSKVWKESLNFLGEVMLHPAWDPGRFTLAVNRYKEGLRRDEDEPETIAMRAFRQAIYGSESSLSRVPTATSLDKITIKDIQQMFKKYFQPDRMILAVAGDFSSTQVKAWAEKTFGPIKSIAVENFVWKEIPFQNKPVLKKIKKKLTQAFIETGHLSLKRFDKEEYTYGLLQYILGGDPFTSRLGVDIRTDRGLAYSVYSDWDTNPSRGLFHIHVETKRETQDLVLDRIKTHLVELAEKGNITPEELKKAKDAMLNRYIFWFDSPFKVVMQKARLDILGFPSDYLEKYPDKVKKVTLEEVNAIAKKWLQPNNLATVLVGP
- a CDS encoding type II toxin-antitoxin system VapC family toxin, encoding MIAYIDTSALAKSYLEEVGSRHLDSLLIEIEHLETSVFTELELIASIERAKATRRIDSPAYRNITHRMEQDIQNGKISLTQVETIIWKTAKRLIKQRRLRFGDAIQLACALDARKRLGDSMQFLCADRSLLEAARLEGLHCRDLSRD
- a CDS encoding insulinase family protein, with amino-acid sequence MGLNLASQVTSFKLSNGMTWLLVYRPKIPVFSGMVMVRAGGADEVNGKTGLAHIFEHMAFKGSKEIGTKNFAKEAPILKEIAKVGRAMSEEMQKEKPDPKIIQEDRQKIQELTQEENKYVVKNQVWETLSRNGAEDLNAFTSKDATGFHASMPVTKFPLWAHLFSQMVFEPVMREFYQERDVVMEERRLRYDNSPQGYLFEEMIKTAFPSGPYSWSPIGHVKDLVGLTMEDAENFHKHYYTPSNITGVLVGDITLSTAKTELEKTFGKYSGPARQKEPVFPDSSFQGEKRKTIFFPAEPYLVMAYHKPKAPSQQDYIFDILDNLLCEGRTGRLYQKLVKEERIASSINCTSGFPGSRGDNLFVIMAEPIKGNSLETLEKSIEDEIEVMVDNLKQSELEKVREAVLYYFVWDLENNMQLAEQLSSAQAILKDWRYVANYTKVIQSITSDEIEKTIKKYFTKDNRVVVYRLRGKR